A stretch of Candidatus Dadabacteria bacterium DNA encodes these proteins:
- a CDS encoding tetratricopeptide repeat protein yields the protein MDELKTLSQYELEALKEKYEYTLRMFPDSDSLLALAEVHLALGEVTKARRTVSDFTEKKGDSSRARLILAKAHLMCWNAAAAEEELKKALSLDQRNTQASDLLIHIYKSAGRTAEAFRVALSPVPDPWRRGEDTGKSEEPSPEPKEEGKPRAGVFETDTMLNLYVSQGLYEDALGIVEVLCEIEPDNPVYRNKREEIMVLLGK from the coding sequence ATGGACGAGCTTAAGACTCTGAGCCAGTATGAGCTTGAGGCGCTTAAGGAAAAGTACGAGTATACCTTAAGGATGTTTCCCGATTCCGATTCGCTTCTCGCGCTGGCGGAAGTTCATCTTGCGCTTGGAGAGGTGACCAAGGCGAGACGCACGGTTTCCGATTTTACGGAGAAAAAAGGTGATAGCAGCCGGGCGAGACTCATTCTGGCCAAGGCGCATCTTATGTGCTGGAATGCCGCCGCTGCGGAGGAGGAACTCAAAAAAGCGCTTTCTCTGGACCAGCGGAACACTCAGGCTTCAGACCTGTTGATACATATATACAAAAGCGCAGGTAGAACGGCCGAGGCTTTCAGGGTCGCTCTGTCGCCCGTTCCGGATCCTTGGCGCCGCGGGGAGGATACCGGGAAATCTGAAGAGCCTTCCCCAGAGCCGAAAGAGGAAGGCAAACCGCGGGCCGGAGTTTTCGAGACGGACACGATGCTTAATCTCTACGTATCCCAAGGACTTTACGAAGATGCTCTGGGGATAGTTGAGGTTCTCTGCGAGATCGAACCCGATAATCCGGTTTACAGAAACAAACGAGAAGAGATAATGGTTCTTCTTGGCAAATAG
- the aroQ gene encoding type II 3-dehydroquinate dehydratase: protein MEILVINGPNLNMLGKREPEIYGSLTLSEIESFLSSKTDSLGGDVGLSFFQSNSEGEIVTAIQDAYGKFDGIIINPGAYTHTSVAIRDAILSTGMPVVEVHISNIYKREDFRQKSFVSGVSLGVVSGFRAHSYSLGLLGLVEHLRKESVSS from the coding sequence ATGGAAATACTTGTCATCAACGGTCCGAATCTCAACATGCTGGGCAAGAGGGAACCTGAGATTTACGGAAGTCTTACCCTTTCTGAGATTGAATCTTTTCTTTCTTCGAAAACCGACTCCCTAGGCGGAGACGTCGGACTTTCCTTCTTTCAGTCGAATTCAGAAGGGGAGATAGTCACCGCCATACAGGATGCCTACGGGAAGTTCGACGGAATAATCATAAACCCCGGCGCCTATACCCATACAAGCGTGGCCATAAGGGACGCCATACTCTCAACCGGAATGCCTGTTGTGGAAGTTCATATTTCCAACATATACAAAAGGGAGGACTTCAGACAGAAATCGTTTGTCTCGGGAGTATCGCTCGGCGTGGTATCGGGTTTCAGGGCGCACAGTTATTCCCTCGGGCTTTTGGGGCTGGTTGAACACCTGAGGAAAGAAAGCGTCTCTTCCTGA
- the recJ gene encoding single-stranded-DNA-specific exonuclease RecJ, with amino-acid sequence MKKRKWVVAKPAKGPVERISAKLDILPITAGLLVNRGINSAQDAEAFLSASLSDLPSPFLMKGMEEAVARLCRCVYEKEKVAVYGDFDVDGVTATSLLTGFLRALGCDVTYYIPDRFKEGYGVNSKALRDLKERQVNLVISVDCGITAVDEVAQARTLGMDFIVTDHHNFCGQLPEAVAVLNPRQADCRYPGKEVSGVGVAFNLALALRRTLREEGFFKTVEEPNMGDFLDLVSLGTVSDRVPVGNVNRIMLKEGLKRMRSPKRLGLWALKEVSGIGDGIEVFDLGFRLGPRINAVGRLDSADKAVELLLADSEENAFLLAEFLDKRNSERRGIEERILSDATRMVESVPEYSNSNSLVLSSREWHRGVVGIVASSIAESYGKPAFLISVDENGVGRGSGRSFGGINIFSVLSKCGDLLVEFGGHAYAAGVTIPEEKIDLFRGRFSEELEKSGQKPESKLDIDSEISLDFISDTLVSEIESLSPFGEGNPEPLFLSKAVSVVSQNLLKNQHVMFRARKNGPVFNCIWFYASQKRLPEKLDLVFSLRFNVRNGKREPRLFVRDARESYSEPV; translated from the coding sequence ATGAAGAAAAGAAAATGGGTAGTAGCAAAACCCGCTAAAGGGCCGGTTGAGAGGATTTCGGCAAAGCTCGACATCCTGCCGATAACCGCGGGACTTCTGGTAAATAGGGGAATAAATTCCGCTCAAGACGCCGAGGCGTTTCTTTCCGCATCCCTCTCGGACCTGCCTTCTCCCTTCCTGATGAAAGGCATGGAGGAGGCGGTGGCGCGCCTTTGCAGGTGCGTTTACGAAAAGGAAAAAGTCGCCGTTTACGGAGACTTTGATGTCGACGGAGTCACGGCTACCTCTCTTCTGACGGGTTTTCTGAGAGCCCTAGGCTGCGACGTTACCTACTATATTCCCGACAGGTTCAAAGAGGGTTACGGAGTGAACTCCAAGGCGCTTCGCGATCTTAAGGAGAGGCAGGTAAACCTCGTAATCTCGGTTGACTGCGGAATCACGGCGGTGGATGAAGTGGCGCAGGCGCGCACGCTGGGAATGGATTTCATAGTTACGGATCATCACAACTTCTGTGGCCAGTTGCCCGAGGCTGTCGCCGTTCTCAATCCCCGTCAGGCGGACTGCAGGTACCCGGGAAAAGAGGTTTCGGGCGTCGGAGTAGCGTTTAACCTAGCTCTGGCCCTTAGAAGAACCCTGAGGGAGGAGGGATTCTTCAAGACCGTCGAGGAACCTAACATGGGGGATTTTCTTGATCTTGTTTCGCTTGGGACCGTCTCTGACCGCGTACCGGTGGGGAATGTGAACAGGATCATGCTGAAAGAAGGTCTTAAAAGAATGCGGAGTCCCAAGCGTCTGGGCCTGTGGGCCCTTAAAGAGGTAAGTGGCATAGGAGACGGCATAGAGGTATTCGATCTCGGCTTTCGTCTCGGTCCCAGAATAAATGCGGTGGGGAGGCTTGATTCCGCGGACAAGGCAGTTGAGCTTCTTCTTGCCGACAGCGAAGAGAACGCTTTCTTGCTCGCGGAATTTCTTGACAAACGCAACTCCGAGCGTCGCGGTATTGAAGAAAGAATACTGAGCGACGCGACCCGGATGGTTGAGTCGGTTCCCGAGTACTCAAATAGCAATTCCCTTGTTCTCTCGTCTCGCGAATGGCACAGGGGAGTTGTTGGCATTGTGGCTTCCTCTATTGCTGAATCTTACGGAAAACCCGCTTTTCTCATCTCGGTAGACGAAAACGGCGTGGGCAGAGGAAGCGGGAGATCGTTCGGAGGAATCAACATATTTTCAGTCCTCTCAAAATGCGGGGATCTTCTCGTTGAGTTCGGCGGACACGCCTACGCTGCAGGAGTGACGATTCCTGAGGAGAAGATCGATCTTTTCAGGGGGCGGTTCTCAGAAGAGCTTGAAAAAAGCGGTCAGAAACCTGAAAGCAAGCTTGATATAGACTCAGAAATAAGCCTTGATTTCATAAGCGATACCCTTGTTTCTGAGATTGAAAGCCTCTCGCCTTTCGGAGAGGGAAATCCCGAGCCCCTTTTTCTCTCGAAGGCCGTTTCTGTAGTGAGTCAGAACCTGCTTAAGAATCAGCATGTTATGTTCAGAGCGAGAAAGAACGGTCCTGTATTCAACTGCATCTGGTTTTACGCTTCCCAAAAACGTCTTCCCGAAAAACTGGATTTGGTTTTTTCTCTGCGCTTTAATGTCCGAAACGGGAAAAGGGAACCCCGCCTTTTCGTCCGGGACGCGAGAGAATCGTATAGTGAGCCCGTATAG
- a CDS encoding N-6 DNA methylase, producing MTKNTKKAEHGDFQTPEDLARQVCGFLKKNSVAPKSVIEPTCGAGTFFIEALNVFDEAREGYACDIDENYIELLRNRLPDYGTSTQVRIETADFFSKDWESELCDLPEPILVIGNPPWITNSQLGQLGSENLPVKLNHKKMKGLDALTGKSNFDISEWMIDRMIEWLQKKRGTVAMLCKTSVARKVLLNAWKNERKMEVATMHLIDSKLHFRISADACLLTVTSSDRRREDCKVYSHMEADSPIQTIGLREGFLVADIHGYEKTRHLIENSQYYKWRTGIKHDCSKVMELKKTGDGLYVNGLGEINELEDMCLYPLLKGSGLANRRDPEKFMLVPQTRIGQETGYLAKAAPKTMEYLKKYGELLDRRTSSIYRDKPRFSVFGVGDYSFSNWKVAIAALYKKLEFFVVGPHEGKAVVFDDTVNFIAMDSPEESHRLADLLNSDTANDFYSSFIFWDSKRPITVQLLRSLDIDRLSAESGDRHKYSISKTSRQLLLIQGY from the coding sequence ATGACCAAAAACACGAAGAAGGCTGAACACGGGGACTTCCAGACGCCCGAAGATCTGGCCCGCCAAGTCTGCGGATTCCTGAAGAAGAACAGTGTGGCGCCAAAAAGCGTAATCGAACCGACATGCGGAGCAGGCACTTTTTTTATAGAAGCACTGAACGTGTTTGACGAAGCAAGGGAGGGATATGCCTGCGATATTGACGAAAATTACATTGAGCTGCTGAGAAACAGGCTCCCGGATTATGGCACATCCACTCAGGTCAGAATTGAGACAGCTGATTTTTTCTCCAAGGACTGGGAATCCGAACTGTGCGATCTGCCGGAACCCATTCTGGTAATAGGAAATCCGCCATGGATCACCAACTCGCAGCTTGGCCAGTTGGGAAGCGAAAATCTGCCCGTAAAACTCAACCACAAAAAAATGAAGGGACTTGATGCCTTAACCGGAAAAAGCAACTTCGACATATCGGAGTGGATGATAGACCGGATGATTGAATGGCTTCAGAAAAAGCGGGGAACAGTAGCAATGTTATGTAAAACTTCGGTTGCGAGAAAGGTCCTGCTGAACGCGTGGAAAAACGAGAGAAAAATGGAAGTCGCTACCATGCATCTTATTGACTCAAAACTTCATTTCCGGATTTCTGCCGACGCATGCCTGCTGACCGTGACTTCCTCCGACAGAAGACGCGAGGACTGCAAGGTGTACAGCCATATGGAAGCAGACAGTCCAATTCAGACAATAGGGCTTCGCGAAGGCTTTCTTGTTGCCGACATTCACGGTTACGAAAAAACAAGGCACCTGATTGAAAACAGCCAGTATTACAAATGGAGAACCGGGATCAAGCATGACTGCTCAAAAGTTATGGAACTCAAAAAAACAGGGGACGGTTTATACGTAAACGGTCTTGGCGAGATAAACGAGCTTGAAGACATGTGCCTTTACCCTTTGCTGAAGGGTTCCGGTCTGGCGAACAGAAGAGATCCCGAGAAATTCATGCTGGTTCCGCAAACAAGAATCGGTCAGGAAACAGGATATCTGGCGAAAGCAGCCCCCAAGACCATGGAATATCTGAAAAAGTACGGCGAACTTCTGGACCGGAGAACGAGCTCAATATACAGAGACAAACCGAGATTCTCCGTTTTCGGGGTTGGAGATTACAGCTTCAGTAATTGGAAAGTGGCCATTGCAGCCCTTTACAAAAAACTTGAGTTCTTTGTCGTAGGCCCTCATGAGGGCAAGGCCGTTGTATTCGATGACACCGTAAATTTCATCGCCATGGACAGCCCCGAGGAATCTCACCGGCTGGCGGACCTGCTTAACTCGGATACCGCGAACGACTTTTACAGCTCTTTTATTTTCTGGGACAGCAAAAGACCGATCACGGTTCAACTGCTCAGGTCTCTTGATATTGACAGGTTGTCGGCAGAATCGGGAGACAGACACAAATACAGCATCAGCAAAACTTCAAGACAGCTGCTGTTAATACAAGGCTATTAA